DNA sequence from the Nicotiana tomentosiformis chromosome 3, ASM39032v3, whole genome shotgun sequence genome:
GTAGGAGTGGTGGACAGTTACTCTCCTCAGTGGTTTTATTCTTTTATCTTGAGATTCATGCCAGCATTTCATTTGATTTACATCTTGTTTTCCCGGGTGCGCGATGAATATCGTACAGACTATGATCCAGGTATCCTTCTCTTCAATTGATAAGCATGCCTTAACAGTTTTCTTTCAGCTCTTTTAGCTATTTTTTTTTCCCGGGAAAAAATGTTTTGCTCATATAATGGGCAAAATTGATGAACATTGCAAATAAAAAGGGTATGGAACCACTAGGACTAAGTACTTTTAAGTAGTGAAGTTTCTGTAAATGCTCTCTACGATTGTCAGCAAAAAAGCAGGCAAGTGTGTGTAAAAATCTTTTAAAACTTGGTATTcttttgatttaaaaaaaaaagaatctgtTAAAACTTGGGATGCTTTCATCTTGAAAGATTTATGCCAGTATGGTGCAAGTAAATTGACAGAAAGGATATAGTTTAATTGCTTAGACGTTATTGTGTAGATATGTGTGTAACTTGACTACTTGGCGAGTGTAACTAATGTGGTACTTGACAAGGTAATATGTGTAATTGTGTAAATTATTCCTCTATACACAATAATGCTTGAGTTTTGGTTATTCTTTGTTGATGCAACATCATAGGTTACTCAAGCGCCTCTTAGGAAGTATTTCTTTCAGTAAGCACTTACCCTACAAGTAGCTGTGGGGCATCAAAAGGCTGATGCATCAGCATCTAGTTGTCTTTTTTGGTTCTATATCACCATCTACAAGAACCACAGCCCTCTAGATAAGGTAGTGCATAAAAAAAAAGCTTTTAACCTCTTGAGCAGTCTTTCTCAAGGACTTAGTGaccttgatttttctttagttGTGTTTTGCTTTAAGTGAATTAATCAACTTGATGAAAGACGTGGAAATTTCATCTTGTATCCAATGGAATGATTGCAAAGTTTTAACAAGGCAATGGTTTTCTTTGTTATTTATGTTACAAGGAAGTACCTCGAAGTAGATCTTCATTTATTCTTTTGTGGAGGTGCATATTGGCTCATAGATATGTTAATCAAGGATAGGAAAGATGGTTGATATTGTTTACATGGTTTAATTCAAAGAAAGACTTATGGTCTAACCCATGAATGTGCACAGAAATTCTATACTTTATGGTTAATCAATTAAGTGAGTTTTCATCACCTTATCTGTCAAATGGCTGAAACTCTTGCATGATAGTCCAAGCAACATGTTTAAGAAATCATTCTGTCCTTTCTTTCTCCATTTGGGCAGCCCCGTGCACAAAACATTCCGCATTCACGCAGGGTTGGGGGAAGGGTTGTACCCcaaagggtgtgatgtagacatcCTACCCTAATGctagcattagtggctgcttccacggctcgaactcgtgacctatagTTCACACGGAAATAACTTTACCATCGCTCCAAGGCTCCCTTTCCCCTTTTGTTTATCCATTTATATTTTAAGAATATTGGACTGTCTTTTAATACTTTAACTAGTTATACGTCGAGGTGGTTATGGAAAATTGTCCCAAAAGGAATTGGAAGCACAAAGACAGCTTGTGGATTATGGTACAGGATCGTTGGGCGCTTACCCACCAGTTATGCGGCCACCTCACTGTAAGTTTAAGGGCTCTTAATTAACTTCGACATCAGTAGTTTCTTTGATAATATTGACTCTTTCTTGCGTCCTAGCAAAGAGCTTAATTCTCTCAAATTGGAGCGCCTCTTAACTGTAGATTTAGATTTTATTACTCCAAAACCTGTCTATTTGTTGCGTGACACCTCACTAGTTTGAATATATGTGCCTTTTATTCTGAATGCTCTGTTGCAAATGAAATGGGTACGACTAGAAGAATTATGTCAGAATGAGCACTGGTTGTTAAAAGATTTTGGTTTTGTTCCAGTTCTACATTTTGAGCTAATTAAAGTGGCTTTTTCCAAATTAATGCTGCATTTCATTAATATATTGAAAAACAGATTTAACTTGAGATTtctctaacaaggaaaaagtgaAAGGAAGAGATTGAAACAACCCCTTTAGGATTTCAAATTAAGCTTTAAATAGCTGATTCACTGGACCTTCAAGCTCAACTGAGTTTTTCTTGCACTTCCAATAACTTCACATCATCACAATTTATCGATCTGCCATGCTCAAACTTGGTTATGCCTTAGGTTTTGCAATCCGATATGTTAATAAAAAAAGTTACACGTATAGACCTTTTACTGTGTCTAAGGCAATGACTGATACAATAAAAACTGCAGATGGTAGACATGGTGGAAATCATGGTCATGGAGGTTCTTATCGGCACGGTAGAGGTATGCTTTTCAAAGCTTTTGATTCAGTTCTAATGCTCTACAACATTGTATTTTTCTGTCTACTGTTTCAGTATAATAGATTTAACTAATAACTCTATCTTATGAGGAAAACAGACTATCATCGCAAGCGACACAGGGAAGATGACCACCATCGGTCAGATTATCCAAAGAGGAGTTATGACCGTGAATCTCGAAGAACCTCTGATCATGAATCCAGACATGTTCCAACTTTCATATGTACTCTGTGCTCGCCAACTTTTAAATTGAAATAATGTAAAATTGGACAGTGCAACAAGGTTTGTATAGAtatcttgcagaaatgcaggataagactgcgtacaatagatccttctgtttggccctttcccggaccccgcgcatagcgagagcttagtgcaccgggctgccttttTTTTCTCCCCTCTTCGGTTTTAGTGCTATTTGCTGTAGGAGAAGAATCCACGTTTCCATGAGAGTGGTGATTCTGATGAAGAGAATGATGATGATAGGAAGCGGCGTACTTAGTTTTATTTCCAGATGTAGATTTTGCTAGGAGAAGAGTGTGTTACTTAAAAAGAGTTGTAAGACCTGCTCTCAACAAGTTCCTTTGTAACTTGTGCTTACTCAATTAAAATGTTGTACACGTATTTGCACTTAAGGGAGTCGCGGTACTTCATTTGTTTTATTACTCAAAATCTGTAACTCATttgtttttttccttctaaatgaTACTTTTTTTTGTGTCACAAAACATGGGATTAAGTGCTTTGAATCACTACTAGAAATGCGGGAAAAACTTACCAAAGtcggtcggtaatggccaataacagtccaaaacgcgaccattaacgtgtggtcggtattttgaaggtcggaagaGCGACCAAAGACGGTCGGAAATTACTGAATCTACACGACCATTTGACAATTTAATTGACTTACCGACCAATATTGGTcggaatattattttaataatttaattttaccgccGACCAAACTTGGTCGgtgttttaaatttattaattttgcttaccgaccaattttggtcggtattggaaaatatattttttttataaataattaaaatttaaaaataccgaCCATCGTTGATTGGTAAACTGGACAGGGCAGGcaacttaccgaccaaagttggtcggtaatgttgaatttctgggaattcaatgtgcattaaccgaccaacattCGTCGGTAAGTtgcaatttaaatttttttttattagttaccgaccaaggttggtcggttttctgggattaattttgagagaaaatgcctgttttggtagCTACATCACCTGCCAAATAAAAACAACATACCAATACCCCCAATTTCACATCTAATAACCACTAATTCACCACATACAACCCCTAATTCACCACAAATGCAACCAAAcatccaacaataacaacaaccaaacatccaattaatactttaaaactaacaaattaaagttcaattaaacatcacaatccaaaaccaagcaaaaactatgaaattacaacaagttcaaaattgttcaatctaattcaaaattagttctattagtctagttcaaagtataatTGGAGAAgcaaggtctgcgaatgccgggcagctacctcggaatctcccaaaagatcaactgtgcgaagaaatcaacacccaccgtgtccgaaaatacctagacctacacaagaagtgcagggtgtagcgtgagtacaaccaactaagtaagtaacaagactaaataaagagcttaagatagtgatgagctacaTAGTTATAGTTCAATTCTAGTAGTCTCTGCATAGGAAAATAGACACACTTTCAAGTCCGGCAATTTAAatcaaatcagtttatacatgTCAAGTTCAAGTAGAACATGATGTAacatctctcagaaatttcaaaCAGTGATATACGacagctaagtgcaacaataatgaaatcaaatgcatcatctcagagcaacaatcactcagtcctcccattcactccaacctcacaatcactcattcctcacagtcactcattcctctcaatcgctcggcactcgcactcagtaggtacctgcactcactggagggtgtgtacagactccggaggggctccttcagcccaagcgctatatcaagccaataatggcataaatcaatgaaacatgctgcagcgtgcaacccgatcccataaatatcttcacaatcagaccctcggcctcactcagtcatcaacctcttcagtctctcgggctctcagaaatcataaaaatcagcccacacagcaatgatatgatgtatcattaaggaataatagagactgagatatgatatgtaaataaaactgagactgagtacaaccaacaattagcaagtaattcaacatgtaacatggcctttgtgggtcccaacagtaccaacacatagcctgaacatgatttctaacatgatttgcagtcaaatttctataacacatgaagagcatatagctaacaataagttattcaatTTCGCAGTTCcatggaatggaccaagtcacaatttccatggtgcatgcccacacagccgtcacctagcatgtgcgtcacctccaaaccaatcacaAAATACATAAAgtggggttttataccctcagaaccagatttagaactgttacttacctcaatccaaataaatctctactccaacacacctttgcctcgcaaatcggcctccaaatatctcgaatctagccacaaacaattcgatataatcaatacgggctaaaggaatcaattccacaagaaagtacgaagttattaatcaaaaatccgaaatcggcttaAAGCCGGGCCCCGAGCCCAcgtatcaaaatccgacaaaaatcacaaaatccgaaagcccattcaaccacgagtctaaccataccaaacttACTCAAATCCGGTATCAAAATCCCATCCAAAACCTCAAATATCTAGCGTAAGAACTGTTCTTCATTTTCCCCAATCTTCCACCTTAAATCGCAAATTTAATGATAgaatcaaagacataatcatgaaaattaaccaAACCTAGATAGGAATCACTTACTCCAAATACCCAcgtgaaaatctctccaaaaaatgccttctaccgagctcccaaatcAATTTTGTGGAATGAACCCAAAATCCTCGTTTAAAACTTATTTTCTGCCCAGGTgcgccttcttcgcgaacgcggaaagagcctcatgttcgcgaagcacaaacttgaCTGCCCAGAAAAaccctctttcgcgaacgcgaactccgcctcgcgaacgtgatgactTTGCCTAGCTTGGCCTACGCAAACGCGTCCGCCTGACCGTGAACGCGATGCCTTAGGGCCTGGTGCCCAAGCCTGCTTCACCCCTTCTAAGCGAACGCGAGCTCcctctcacgatcgcgaagaacaactccTCGTCTGCCTCCAGATGCACTTTGCGAATGCAAGACCTTCCTCGCGAACACACAAGAGGAAACTAGTAACAGCAAACACCAGCAGTCTTTAACCAAAATGCCAAGTCCAAATATAATCcgctaaccatctgaaactcacccgaagcccccgggacctcaaccaaaaataccatcaagtcccaaaacatcataaaaacttagtcgaaccctcaaatcacctcaaacaacattaaaaacacgaatcatatatagattcaagcctaatgaactttaaaattctaatttctacaaacgacgccgaaatctatcaaatcacgtccgattgaccccaaattttgcatacaagtcacaaatgacaccacagacctactctaacttctgaaatcggaatccgagcccgatatcaaaaagtccactcccggtcaaactttccaaaaattcaactttcgctatttcaagcctaattcaactacggacctccaaatcacaattcggacatgcccctaagtctaaaatcacccaacggagctaacagaaccatcaaaactccattacggagtcatttacacataggtcaacatccagtcaaccttttcaacttaaacttctaactttgagactaagtgtctcaattcattttgaaatctctccggacccaaacggactaccccggcaagtcacataacagctataaagtacaaaatgagcagtaaatgggggaactgggctacaactctcgaaacgaccgggtcattacatcctccccctcttaaacaaatgttcgttctcgaacgggtctaaaaacatacccggagtctcaaataggtgtggatatttgctccgcgtctcccgctcggtctcccaagtagcctcctcacctctccactacaccttcactgaagctatgttatttttcctcaactttcaaacctgccgatccaaaatggccaccggctccacatcataagttaaatCACCATCTAACTTAACCgtgctgaaatctaaaacatgagacggatcgccgacatacttccggagcataaaaacatgaaatactggatgcacgctcgacaaactaggtggcaaggcaagcttgtaagccacctccccaatcctctgaagtacctcaaatggcccaatatacaGATGgcacaacttgcccttctttccgaatctcattacacccttcatgggtgaaaccttgagtagaaccttctccccaaccatgtaagcaacatcacagatCTTCctgtcgacataactcttctgtctagattgtgccgtgcgaagccgctcctgaatcaatttaaccttgtccaaagcatcctgaaccaagtcagtacccaatagcctagcctcacccggctcaaactaacccaccgaagatctacaccatctcccatacaaagcctcatacggagccatctgaatacttgactggtagctattgttgtaggcaaacttcgcgagcggcagaaactgatcccaagaacccccaaaatcaatgacacacgcgcgtagcatatcctccaatatctgaatagtgcgctcggattgtccgtccatctgagggtgaaatactgtACTCAGCTCAACCTgggtgcctaactctcgctgcacggctctccaaaactgcaatgtaaactgtgtgccccgatctgaaatgatggacactgacacaccgtgaaggcgaacaatctctcggatgtaaatctcaaccaaccgctctgaagaataagtagtaccaactagaataaagTGCACGGACTTgttcagccgatccacaatcacccaaatagcatcaaacttcctcgaagtccgtggaagcccaattacaaaatccatggtgatccgctcccattttcactctggaatctctatcctctgaagcaatccacccattCTCTAGtgatcatacttcacctgctgacagttaaggcaccaactacaaaccccactatatccttcttcattctcctccaccaatagtgctgtctcaagtcctggtacatcttcgcggcacccggatgaatggaataccgtgaaccgTGGGccacctcaagaatcaactcacgtagaccatccacattaggcacacaaatccgaccctgtatACTCAATACCCTAACATCCTCGATAGTCACATCTCTggaatcaccgtgctgaaccttGTCCTTGagaacaagcaaatgaggatcataatactggcgctctctaatgCAATCAAATaagaaagaccgagaaaccacacaagctagaacccgactgggctccgaaacatctaatcttacaaactgattggccaagtcctgaacatcaactgcaagcggtctctcactaacTGGAATGAATGCAAGGTTACCAACACTCACTGCCTTCTTACTCGAGGCaccggccaccatattggccttcccgggatgatacagaatggtagtatcatagtcctttagcagctccaaccatctacgCCGCCTCAAagttagatccttctgtttgaaaaagtgttggagactctgatgatctgtaaatacctcacaagacaccccatatagataatacctcaaaatcttcaatgcatgaacaatggcagccaactccaaatcatgaacagggtagttcttctcacgaGGCTtaaactggcgcgaagcataaacAATCACTCTAATCTCTTGCATCAACAcatacccaataccgatccgagaagcatcacaatacactgtataagagcctaaagctgaaggcaaaactagaactggagctgtggtcaaggcagtcttgagcttctgaaagctctcctcacactcatccgaccacctgaaaggagcacccttttgggtcaatttggtcaaggccgatgcaatagatgagaaaccctgcaCGAAGCGACGGTAACAACCGGTGAATCCGAGAAAGAtctgaatctccgtagctgaggacggtctgggccaactctgaaccacctctatcttcttcggatccacctgaataccctcactggacaccacgtaccccaaaaatgccactgaactgagccaaaactcacccttggagaacttggcataaaccTTATCCTTTCTCAACCActacaacacaatcctcaaatgctgggcatgctcttcctggctacgagagtacaccaggatattatcaatgaacactatgactaacgagtcgagataaggttgaaacacactgttcatcagatgcatgaacgctactagggtgttggtcagcccaaaagacatcacaagaaactctttatgaccataacgggtcctgaatgctgtctttagaatatccgagtcccgaatcttcaactggtgatacccagaccccaaatcaatcttggagaacaccctcgctccccgaagctggtcgaatagatcatcaatacgtggcgaaggatacttgttcttgattgtgactttgttcaactgcctataatcaatgcacatcctcatagtaccatccttcttcttcaaaagcagctccggtgcaccccaaggtgacacgttaggcctaataaaccccttatcaaggagttcctgaagctgctccttcaattccttcaactcagatggtgccatacgatacagtgggatagaaataggctgagtgcccggcaccaagtcaatatccctatcgggcggcatgcccgacaggtctgcaggaaacacatccggaaactctcgcaccaccgaaacagaaacaatagtaggagtatcagcagcaacatccctcataaaggccaaataagataaaaaaTCCTTCCAAACCATCCActaggccttcaaatatgaaatcactatgCTAGGAAcgtagtctagagaacctctccgcTCAATCCTTggaaaccccggcatcgccaacgtcacagtcttagcgtgacaatctagaacagcatgacatggagacaaccaatccatacccaagatcacgtcgaaatcaaccatactaagcaacaagagatcaactctagtctccagactcccaatagtcactacacacaactgatatacacggtccacaacaatagtatcacccactggcgtagatacataaacagatgaaactaaggactcacggggtatatccagaaaatgagcaaaatacgatgatacatacgattAAGTGAAACTAGGGtaaaataatacagaggcatccctgtggcaaactgagacaatacatgtgatcactgcatctgaagaaaCAACATATGGTctagcaggaatagcatagaatcggtcctgactgccacctgattggcctcaccctctagggcgacctctagctgactgagccccaccccgagctggctgggcgggtggtgaagtaactggtccTGAAGCCACAACCTGACTCCTCTGTtgcactggacctcccgggcGGCGGGGACACTATCTCCATAAGttcccaaactccccacactagAAGCAACTCCCTGACactggtggtggggactgaagggagccctgagcaccgggataactagtagaaggacctggcatagatgaGCCCTGAGCCGATGGAGCATGGGACGAACTTTGAGctagaagggcactgagagatgactgaccctgatgagcactgtatgaaccatggctagataatgcaccacggtgaactagaCGAGCAATATGAGCATGCCTATAAGGACGACTCCTGCGGTGggggaactgacccccagaaggaacaccgttgaAACCACCcaatccacgaggcctcttggcctccttctcaccccgctcctgactgcgaaccatctctatttgccgagcaatgtcgaccacctcatcaaaagtagcaccagataccctctcccgagtcatgaGAAAccacagctgatatgtgaggccatcaatgaacctcctaatcctctccctatcagtgggaaccaaccaaactgtgtgataagccaactcaaaaaacctcatctcgtactgcgtcactgACATGCCATCCTAACGtaattgctcaaactgtctgcgcagctcctctctgcgagactgcgacacgaacttctccaagaagagaacggagaactcctgccatgtaagtggtgctgcaccgactagcctgcgcctctcataagcctcccaccaactaaaGGCAGCCCCAGTGAAATGataagtagtgaacgagaccccactagtctccagaataccggtcgtgcgaagaatccgctcacacctgtccaagaagccctgGGCATCGTCCGACTCTGccccactgaaagatggaggccggagcctcccaaacctctctagtctcttctgctcatcCTCAGTCATAACAGAAACCAcatgggcctgagcagctacaactggctgggctggtagtacgtccggtgtctggagtccctacaTCACCTGCTCTGGTGTACTGGTGGCGGGAGtttgagtacctcccccgacTTGAGAAGTGGCTGTTATAGCCGAAATAGAGATCGCTTGAGCAAGACTAGTATacacggtcagaatctgagccaaggcctcctgaaggcctggaatcataatgggcaccgctggtgcctgagctggccccactggccCATCCATAACTGGAACCTGCTCCTAAACTGGGGCAACTGGcagatctgcaggtgctgccctagctgctgTACGAGTTGTACCcctgcccctaccgcgacctcggtctttcgtggccctaactggtggtactggtggctgtccatcttgcccggtagcatgtgtcctcaccatctgtgagagaatagaatacagaagtttagttaccggaatcaacaaatctgcaGGACAAGAATATAAGAAtttgaagtttcctaagggttcggcagcctctcgaagataagtacagacatatccgtaccgatccgcaagactctactaaacctgctcatgactcgtgagacctatgtaacctagactctgataccaacttgtcacgaaccaaatcCTAAACTGTCCTGATGGTGCTTATCGTGGTAccaggcaagccgacatttacgTATAACTTTAACACTTTTAACAAAAATGGATTTAAAGAAGTTTAAATAGCAACTTTTCATAAACAAGATAGAAAGATCCAAAACACAACGCGGAAAAACTCCCAAATCGGGGTGTCATAGAGTAAATGAGCATCTAAATATCATAAATCTGGAATACACAGTCTATGATAGTccgaaactaaatacaataaaagGAAAGATTGGGAAGGAGAagcaaggtctgcgaacgccagctAGCTACCTCGGAATCTCCCAGAAGATCAATTGTGGGAAGAAATCAACACCTACCATTTTCGAAaacacccggatctgcacacgaagtgctgGGAGTAGCGTGAGTAAAACCAACTCCGTAAGTAATAAGactaaataaagagctgaagatagtgacgagctacatagttatAGTACAATTCCAGTAGTCTCTACATAGGAAAATAGGCACGCTTTCAAGTCCGGCAATTTAAATCAAACCAGTTTATACATGTCAAGTTCAAGTAAAACAGGATGTAacatctctcagaaatttcaaaCAGTGATATACGacagctaagtgcaacaataatgaaatcaaaatcaTCCTCTCAGAgaaacagtcactcaatcctcccattcactccaacctcacaatcactcattcctctcagtcgctcggcactcggcactcgaactcagtaggtacatgcgttcactgggggtgtgtacagactccatacgggatcctttagcccaagcgctatatcaagccaatcatggcataaatcaatgaaatatGCGATGGCGTACAACCCAATTTCATaagtatcctcacaatcaggcccttggcctcactcagtcatcaacctctcaagtctctcgggctctcagaaatcatgaaaatcaacccaaacaacaatgatatgatatatcaaaaaggaataatagagactgagatatgatatgcaaataaaactGAAACTCAGTACAAACAGtaattagcaagtaattcaacatgtaacacggccttagtgggtcccaacagtaccaacacatagcctaaacatgatttctaacatgatttg
Encoded proteins:
- the LOC138907329 gene encoding uncharacterized protein, which translates into the protein MVAGASSKKAVSVGNLAFIPVSERPLAVDVQDLANQFVRLDVSEPSRVLACVVSRSFLFDCIRERQYYDPHLLVLKDKVQHGDSRDVTIEDVRVLSIQGRICVPNVDGLRELILEVAHGSRYSIHPGAAKMYQDLRQHYWWRRMKKDIVGFVVGALTVSR